One stretch of Desulfatibacillum aliphaticivorans DSM 15576 DNA includes these proteins:
- a CDS encoding efflux transporter outer membrane subunit encodes MPAPVQFLKRSPESVTLLMRLGRTLVFALIFICFCGCIKAGPDYQSGSGAAVAPGLYVNQEPLRPEKSEKTPYTDSWWTGLNNPELNALVEEALANNPDIRAAAARVLEYRAVLAQARAGLFPSVSLSGEGSWSEATSTSSTPVLTSQGISYVRRERDVHSTSLDLTAAASYELDLWGRIARSNEAARADLLAVEENARTVAQTIAAETVSAYLEIENLRRRIAITQESIEDFKRNLSFIQRRYEGGIASVLDLRQARRLLAQAESLLPPLRRDMKAKAAALAVLAGKYPNLEFTRKIPKDYYKALPPVPPGLPSDLLLRRPDVRQAEAGLQAASARIGVARAARFPSISLTGALGTSSPDLEDLFSPENRFWNLAAGLLAPIYDAGELKAAEEAARARFAREEAAYAKTVLSAFAEVESALAAQKEQREYRELLLKLVEESAATRETAQSRYEQGLSTYLDVLDAQQALYSAQQTLVNSELAIYLNRVTLYRALGGGWPASEKKPKGSESKQE; translated from the coding sequence ATGCCTGCACCTGTGCAGTTCCTGAAAAGATCGCCTGAAAGCGTTACGCTCTTAATGCGCCTGGGACGGACCCTGGTTTTCGCCTTGATTTTCATCTGTTTTTGCGGATGCATAAAGGCAGGGCCGGATTATCAATCAGGGTCGGGCGCTGCTGTTGCGCCCGGCTTATATGTCAACCAGGAGCCATTACGTCCTGAAAAATCGGAAAAAACGCCTTATACCGATTCCTGGTGGACCGGTCTCAACAACCCCGAGTTGAACGCTCTGGTGGAGGAGGCCCTGGCGAACAATCCGGACATCCGGGCTGCGGCAGCCAGGGTTTTGGAGTATCGGGCCGTTTTGGCCCAGGCCCGGGCCGGGCTTTTTCCTTCGGTAAGTCTGTCCGGCGAGGGCTCCTGGTCGGAGGCGACTTCAACCTCATCCACGCCGGTGCTCACGTCCCAGGGCATTTCCTATGTAAGGCGCGAGAGGGACGTGCACTCCACCAGCCTGGATCTGACGGCGGCGGCCAGCTATGAGTTGGACCTGTGGGGGCGGATAGCCCGCTCCAATGAGGCGGCCCGGGCCGATCTTCTGGCTGTGGAGGAAAACGCCCGGACCGTGGCTCAGACCATAGCTGCGGAAACGGTGAGCGCTTATTTGGAAATAGAAAATCTGCGCCGCCGCATCGCCATAACCCAGGAGAGCATCGAGGATTTCAAACGCAACCTTTCCTTTATCCAAAGAAGGTATGAAGGGGGCATCGCCTCGGTCTTGGACCTGAGGCAGGCCCGCCGGCTGTTGGCCCAGGCGGAATCGCTGCTGCCTCCCTTGCGGAGGGACATGAAGGCCAAGGCCGCGGCGTTGGCCGTCTTGGCGGGTAAATACCCGAACCTGGAGTTCACCCGGAAAATCCCGAAAGACTATTACAAGGCCCTTCCTCCGGTTCCGCCGGGCCTTCCTTCGGATCTGCTTTTGCGCAGGCCGGACGTGCGTCAGGCCGAGGCCGGGCTTCAGGCTGCCAGCGCCCGCATTGGAGTTGCGCGGGCGGCCAGATTTCCAAGCATCAGCCTGACGGGCGCCTTGGGAACTTCCAGCCCGGATCTGGAGGACTTGTTCAGTCCGGAAAACCGGTTTTGGAATTTGGCCGCCGGCTTGCTGGCGCCCATTTACGACGCCGGAGAGCTGAAAGCCGCCGAAGAGGCGGCGCGTGCCCGATTCGCCCGGGAGGAGGCCGCCTACGCCAAAACCGTGCTGAGCGCATTCGCCGAAGTGGAAAGCGCCTTGGCCGCTCAGAAGGAGCAGCGGGAATATCGCGAACTCTTATTAAAGCTGGTGGAAGAATCCGCCGCAACCAGGGAAACGGCGCAAAGCCGGTACGAGCAGGGATTGTCCACCTATCTGGACGTGTTGGACGCCCAGCAAGCCCTGTATTCGGCCCAGCAAACCCTGGTGAACTCCGAACTCGCCATTTATCTTAATCGTGTAACCCTATACCGGGCCTTGGGCGGAGGTTGGCCCGCGTCCGAAAAAAAGCCAAAGGGAAGCGAGTCTAAACAGGAATGA